The Suncus etruscus isolate mSunEtr1 chromosome 14, mSunEtr1.pri.cur, whole genome shotgun sequence genome contains a region encoding:
- the ACTN4 gene encoding alpha-actinin-4 isoform X2 has protein sequence MVDYHAANQSYQYGPSSAGNGAGGGGSMGDYMAQEDDWDRDLLLDPAWEKQQRKTFTAWCNSHLRKAGTQIENIDEDFRDGLKLMLLLEVISGERLPKPERGKMRVHKINNVNKALDFIASKGVKLVSIGAEEIVDGNAKMTLGMIWTIILRFAIQDISVEETSAKEGLLLWCQRKTAPYKNVNVQNFHISWKDGLAFNALIHRHRPELIEYDKLRKDDPVTNLNNAFEVAEKYLDIPKMLDAEDIVGTLRPDEKAIMTYVSCFYHAFSGAQKAETAANRICKVLAVNQENEHLMEDYERLASDLLEWIRRTIPWLEDRVPQKTIQEMQQKLEDFRDYRRVHKPPKVQEKCQLEINFNTLQTKLRLSNRPAFMPSEGRMVSDINNGWQHLEQAEKGYEEWLLNEIRRLERLDHLAEKFRQKASIHEAWTDGKEAMLQQRDYETATLSDIKALIRKHEAFESDLAAHQDRVEQIAAIAQELNELDYYDSHNVNTRCQKICDQWDTLGSLTHSRREALEKTEKQLETIDQLHLEYAKRAAPFNNWMESAMEDLQDMFIVHTIEEIEGLISAHDQFKCTLPDADREREAILAIHKEAQRIAESNHIKLSGSNPYTTVTPQIINSKWEKVQQLVPKRDHALLEEQSKQQSNEHLRRQFASQANIVGPWIQTKMEEIGRISIEMNGTLEDQLSHLKQYERSIVDYKPNLDVLEQQHQLIQEALIFDNKHTNYTMEHIRVGWEQLLTTIARTINEVENQILTRDAKGISQEQMQEFRASFNHFDKDHGGTLGPEEFKACLISLGYDVENDRQKQTGSMDSDDFRALLISTGYSLGDAEFNRIMSVVDPNHSGLVTFQAFIDFMSRETTDTDTADQVIASFKVLAGDKNFITAEELRRELPPDQAEYCIARMAPYQGPDAAPGALDYKSFSTALYGESDL, from the exons ACCTTCACCGCCTGGTGCAACTCCCACCTGCGGAAGGCGGGCACACAGATCGAGAACATCGACGAGGACTTCCGCGATGGGCTGAAGCTCATGCTGCTCCTGGAGGTGATCTCAG GGGAGCGGCTGCCAAAGCCGGAGCGGGGCAAGATGCGGGTACACAAGATTAACAACGTGAACAAGGCCCTGGACTTCATCGCCAGCAAAGGCGTTAAGCTCGTGTCCATCGGCGCAGAAG AAATCGTGGACGGCAACGCCAAGATGACACTGGGGATGATCTGGACCATCATCCTTCGGTTTGCCATCCAGGACATCTCGGTGGAAG AGACCTCTGCCAAGGAAGGCCTTCTCCTGTGGTGCCAGAGGAAGACGGCCCCGTACAAGAATGTCAACGTGCAGAACTTCCACATCAG CTGGAAGGACGGTCTCGCCTTCAACGCCCTAATCCATCGGCATCGGCCTGAGCTGATCGAGTACGACAAACTGAGGAAG GATGACCCCGTGACCAACCTGAACAATGCCTTTGAAGTGGCTGAGAAGTACCTGGACATCCCCAAGATGCTGGATGCAGAGG ATATTGTGGGCACTCTGAGGCCGGATGAGAAGGCCATCATGACTTACGTGTCCTGCTTCTACCACGCTTTCTCGGGGGCTCAGAAG GCGGAGACAGCTGCCAACCGCATCTGCAAGGTCCTGGCTGTCAACCAGGAGAATGAGCACCTCATGGAGGACTACGAGCGTTTGGCCAGTGAT CTCCTGGAGTGGATCCGCCGCACCATTCCCTGGCTGGAGGACCGAGTGCCCCAGAAGACCATCCAGGAGATGCAGCAGAAGCTGGAGGACTTCCGCGACTACCGGCGCGTGCACAAGCCGCCCAAAGTGCAGGAGAAGTGCCAGCTGGAGATCAACTTCAACACGCTGCAGACCAAGCTGCGCCTCAGCAACCGGCCCGCTTTCATGCCCTCCGAGGGCAGGATGGTCTCG GACATCAACAACGGCTGGCAGCACTTGGAGCAGGCTGAGAAGGGCTACGAGGAATGGCTGCTCAACGAGATCCGAAGACTGGAGCGTCTCGACCACCTGGCTGAGAAGTTCCGCCAGAAGGCATCCATCCACGAGGCCTGGACGGATG GGAAGGAAGCCATGCTGCAGCAGCGGGACTACGAGACGGCCACACTGTCGGACATCAAGGCCCTCATCCGCAAACATGAGGCCTTCGAGAGTGACCTGGCGGCACATCAGGACCGCGTGGAGCAGATCGCGGCCATTGCTCAAGAGCTCAA CGAGCTGGATTACTACGACTCACACAATGTAAACACGCGGTGCCAGAAGATCTGTGACCAGTGGGACACGCTGGGCTCCCTTACCCACAGCCGCAGGGAAGCCCTGGAG AAAACCGAAAAGCAGCTGGAGACCATCGACCAGCTACACTTGGAGTATGCCAAGCGGGCAGCGCCCTTCAACAACTGGATGGAGAGCGCCATGGAGGACCTGCAGGACATGTTCATTGTGCACACCATCGAGGAGATTGAG GGCCTGATCTCCGCCCATGACCAGTTCAAGTGTACACTGCCTGACGCGGACAGGGAGCGGGAGGCCATCCTGGCCATCCACAAGGAGGCCCAGAGGATCGCTGAGAGCAACCACATCAAACTGTCAGGCAGCAACCCCTACACCACCGTCACCCCCCAGATCATCAACTCCAAATGGGAAAAG GTGCAGCAGCTGGTGCCCAAGCGAGACCATGCGCTGCTggaggagcagagcaagcagcaGTCCAACGAGCACCTGCGCCGCCAGTTTGCCAGCCAGGCCAACATCGTGGGGCCCTGGATCCAGACCAAGATGGAG GAAATTGGGCGGATCTCCATTGAGATGAATGGGACGCTGGAGGACCAGCTGAGCCACCTGAAGCAGTACGAACGCAGCATCGTCGACTATAAGCCCAACCTGGACGTGCTGGAGCAGCAGCACCAGCTTATCCAGGAGGCCCTGATCTTCGACAACAAGCACACCAACTACACCATGGAG CACATCCGGGTGGGCTGGGAGCAGCTGCTCACCACCATCGCCCGCACCATCAACGAGGTGGAGAACCAGATCCTCACGCGGGACGCCAAGGGCATCAGCCAGGAGCAGATGCAGGAGTTCCGGGCCTCCTTCAACCACTTCGACAAG GACCACGGCGGCACGCTGGGGCCCGAGGAATTTAAGGCCTGCCTCATCAGCCTGGGCTACGACGTGGAGAACGACCGCCAG AAGCAGACAGGCAGCATGGACTCGGACGACTTCAGGGCTCTGCTTATCTCCACGGGATACAGCCTG GGAGATGCTGAGTTCAACCGCATCATGAGTGTGGTGGACCCCAACCACAGCGGGCTGGTCACCTTCCAAGCCTTCATCGACTTCATGTCCAGGGAGACGACCGACACGGACACGGCCGACCAGGTCATCGCCTCCTTCAAGGTTCTGGCGGGCGACAAG AACTTCATCACGGCGGAGGAGCTGCGGCGGGAGCTGCCTCCAGACCAGGCCGAGTACTGCATCGCCCGCATGGCACCCTACCAGGGCCCCGACGCTGCGCCCGGCGCCCTCGACTACAAGTCCTTCTCCACGGCACTGTACGGGGAGAGCGACCTGTAA
- the ACTN4 gene encoding alpha-actinin-4 isoform X4: MVDYHAANQSYQYGPSSAGNGAGGGGSMGDYMAQEDDWDRDLLLDPAWEKQQRKTFTAWCNSHLRKAGTQIENIDEDFRDGLKLMLLLEVISGERLPKPERGKMRVHKINNVNKALDFIASKGVKLVSIGAEEIVDGNAKMTLGMIWTIILRFAIQDISVEETSAKEGLLLWCQRKTAPYKNVNVQNFHISWKDGLAFNALIHRHRPELIEYDKLRKDDPVTNLNNAFEVAEKYLDIPKMLDAEDIVGTLRPDEKAIMTYVSCFYHAFSGAQKAETAANRICKVLAVNQENEHLMEDYERLASDLLEWIRRTIPWLEDRVPQKTIQEMQQKLEDFRDYRRVHKPPKVQEKCQLEINFNTLQTKLRLSNRPAFMPSEGRMVSDINNGWQHLEQAEKGYEEWLLNEIRRLERLDHLAEKFRQKASIHEAWTDGKEAMLQQRDYETATLSDIKALIRKHEAFESDLAAHQDRVEQIAAIAQELNELDYYDSHNVNTRCQKICDQWDTLGSLTHSRREALEKTEKQLETIDQLHLEYAKRAAPFNNWMESAMEDLQDMFIVHTIEEIEGLISAHDQFKCTLPDADREREAILAIHKEAQRIAESNHIKLSGSNPYTTVTPQIINSKWEKVQQLVPKRDHALLEEQSKQQSNEHLRRQFASQANIVGPWIQTKMEEIGRISIEMNGTLEDQLSHLKQYERSIVDYKPNLDVLEQQHQLIQEALIFDNKHTNYTMEHIRVGWEQLLTTIARTINEVENQILTRDAKGISQEQMQEFRASFNHFDKKQTGSMDSDDFRALLISTGYSLGDAEFNRIMSVVDPNHSGLVTFQAFIDFMSRETTDTDTADQVIASFKVLAGDKNFITAEELRRELPPDQAEYCIARMAPYQGPDAAPGALDYKSFSTALYGESDL, translated from the exons ACCTTCACCGCCTGGTGCAACTCCCACCTGCGGAAGGCGGGCACACAGATCGAGAACATCGACGAGGACTTCCGCGATGGGCTGAAGCTCATGCTGCTCCTGGAGGTGATCTCAG GGGAGCGGCTGCCAAAGCCGGAGCGGGGCAAGATGCGGGTACACAAGATTAACAACGTGAACAAGGCCCTGGACTTCATCGCCAGCAAAGGCGTTAAGCTCGTGTCCATCGGCGCAGAAG AAATCGTGGACGGCAACGCCAAGATGACACTGGGGATGATCTGGACCATCATCCTTCGGTTTGCCATCCAGGACATCTCGGTGGAAG AGACCTCTGCCAAGGAAGGCCTTCTCCTGTGGTGCCAGAGGAAGACGGCCCCGTACAAGAATGTCAACGTGCAGAACTTCCACATCAG CTGGAAGGACGGTCTCGCCTTCAACGCCCTAATCCATCGGCATCGGCCTGAGCTGATCGAGTACGACAAACTGAGGAAG GATGACCCCGTGACCAACCTGAACAATGCCTTTGAAGTGGCTGAGAAGTACCTGGACATCCCCAAGATGCTGGATGCAGAGG ATATTGTGGGCACTCTGAGGCCGGATGAGAAGGCCATCATGACTTACGTGTCCTGCTTCTACCACGCTTTCTCGGGGGCTCAGAAG GCGGAGACAGCTGCCAACCGCATCTGCAAGGTCCTGGCTGTCAACCAGGAGAATGAGCACCTCATGGAGGACTACGAGCGTTTGGCCAGTGAT CTCCTGGAGTGGATCCGCCGCACCATTCCCTGGCTGGAGGACCGAGTGCCCCAGAAGACCATCCAGGAGATGCAGCAGAAGCTGGAGGACTTCCGCGACTACCGGCGCGTGCACAAGCCGCCCAAAGTGCAGGAGAAGTGCCAGCTGGAGATCAACTTCAACACGCTGCAGACCAAGCTGCGCCTCAGCAACCGGCCCGCTTTCATGCCCTCCGAGGGCAGGATGGTCTCG GACATCAACAACGGCTGGCAGCACTTGGAGCAGGCTGAGAAGGGCTACGAGGAATGGCTGCTCAACGAGATCCGAAGACTGGAGCGTCTCGACCACCTGGCTGAGAAGTTCCGCCAGAAGGCATCCATCCACGAGGCCTGGACGGATG GGAAGGAAGCCATGCTGCAGCAGCGGGACTACGAGACGGCCACACTGTCGGACATCAAGGCCCTCATCCGCAAACATGAGGCCTTCGAGAGTGACCTGGCGGCACATCAGGACCGCGTGGAGCAGATCGCGGCCATTGCTCAAGAGCTCAA CGAGCTGGATTACTACGACTCACACAATGTAAACACGCGGTGCCAGAAGATCTGTGACCAGTGGGACACGCTGGGCTCCCTTACCCACAGCCGCAGGGAAGCCCTGGAG AAAACCGAAAAGCAGCTGGAGACCATCGACCAGCTACACTTGGAGTATGCCAAGCGGGCAGCGCCCTTCAACAACTGGATGGAGAGCGCCATGGAGGACCTGCAGGACATGTTCATTGTGCACACCATCGAGGAGATTGAG GGCCTGATCTCCGCCCATGACCAGTTCAAGTGTACACTGCCTGACGCGGACAGGGAGCGGGAGGCCATCCTGGCCATCCACAAGGAGGCCCAGAGGATCGCTGAGAGCAACCACATCAAACTGTCAGGCAGCAACCCCTACACCACCGTCACCCCCCAGATCATCAACTCCAAATGGGAAAAG GTGCAGCAGCTGGTGCCCAAGCGAGACCATGCGCTGCTggaggagcagagcaagcagcaGTCCAACGAGCACCTGCGCCGCCAGTTTGCCAGCCAGGCCAACATCGTGGGGCCCTGGATCCAGACCAAGATGGAG GAAATTGGGCGGATCTCCATTGAGATGAATGGGACGCTGGAGGACCAGCTGAGCCACCTGAAGCAGTACGAACGCAGCATCGTCGACTATAAGCCCAACCTGGACGTGCTGGAGCAGCAGCACCAGCTTATCCAGGAGGCCCTGATCTTCGACAACAAGCACACCAACTACACCATGGAG CACATCCGGGTGGGCTGGGAGCAGCTGCTCACCACCATCGCCCGCACCATCAACGAGGTGGAGAACCAGATCCTCACGCGGGACGCCAAGGGCATCAGCCAGGAGCAGATGCAGGAGTTCCGGGCCTCCTTCAACCACTTCGACAAG AAGCAGACAGGCAGCATGGACTCGGACGACTTCAGGGCTCTGCTTATCTCCACGGGATACAGCCTG GGAGATGCTGAGTTCAACCGCATCATGAGTGTGGTGGACCCCAACCACAGCGGGCTGGTCACCTTCCAAGCCTTCATCGACTTCATGTCCAGGGAGACGACCGACACGGACACGGCCGACCAGGTCATCGCCTCCTTCAAGGTTCTGGCGGGCGACAAG AACTTCATCACGGCGGAGGAGCTGCGGCGGGAGCTGCCTCCAGACCAGGCCGAGTACTGCATCGCCCGCATGGCACCCTACCAGGGCCCCGACGCTGCGCCCGGCGCCCTCGACTACAAGTCCTTCTCCACGGCACTGTACGGGGAGAGCGACCTGTAA
- the ACTN4 gene encoding alpha-actinin-4 isoform X1: MVDYHAANQSYQYGPSSAGNGAGGGGSMGDYMAQEDDWDRDLLLDPAWEKQQRKTFTAWCNSHLRKAGTQIENIDEDFRDGLKLMLLLEVISGERLPKPERGKMRVHKINNVNKALDFIASKGVKLVSIGAEEIVDGNAKMTLGMIWTIILRFAIQDISVEETSAKEGLLLWCQRKTAPYKNVNVQNFHISWKDGLAFNALIHRHRPELIEYDKLRKDDPVTNLNNAFEVAEKYLDIPKMLDAEDIVNTARPDEKAIMTYVSSFYHAFSGAQKAETAANRICKVLAVNQENEHLMEDYERLASDLLEWIRRTIPWLEDRVPQKTIQEMQQKLEDFRDYRRVHKPPKVQEKCQLEINFNTLQTKLRLSNRPAFMPSEGRMVSDINNGWQHLEQAEKGYEEWLLNEIRRLERLDHLAEKFRQKASIHEAWTDGKEAMLQQRDYETATLSDIKALIRKHEAFESDLAAHQDRVEQIAAIAQELNELDYYDSHNVNTRCQKICDQWDTLGSLTHSRREALEKTEKQLETIDQLHLEYAKRAAPFNNWMESAMEDLQDMFIVHTIEEIEGLISAHDQFKCTLPDADREREAILAIHKEAQRIAESNHIKLSGSNPYTTVTPQIINSKWEKVQQLVPKRDHALLEEQSKQQSNEHLRRQFASQANIVGPWIQTKMEEIGRISIEMNGTLEDQLSHLKQYERSIVDYKPNLDVLEQQHQLIQEALIFDNKHTNYTMEHIRVGWEQLLTTIARTINEVENQILTRDAKGISQEQMQEFRASFNHFDKDHGGTLGPEEFKACLISLGYDVENDRQKQTGSMDSDDFRALLISTGYSLGDAEFNRIMSVVDPNHSGLVTFQAFIDFMSRETTDTDTADQVIASFKVLAGDKNFITAEELRRELPPDQAEYCIARMAPYQGPDAAPGALDYKSFSTALYGESDL, encoded by the exons ACCTTCACCGCCTGGTGCAACTCCCACCTGCGGAAGGCGGGCACACAGATCGAGAACATCGACGAGGACTTCCGCGATGGGCTGAAGCTCATGCTGCTCCTGGAGGTGATCTCAG GGGAGCGGCTGCCAAAGCCGGAGCGGGGCAAGATGCGGGTACACAAGATTAACAACGTGAACAAGGCCCTGGACTTCATCGCCAGCAAAGGCGTTAAGCTCGTGTCCATCGGCGCAGAAG AAATCGTGGACGGCAACGCCAAGATGACACTGGGGATGATCTGGACCATCATCCTTCGGTTTGCCATCCAGGACATCTCGGTGGAAG AGACCTCTGCCAAGGAAGGCCTTCTCCTGTGGTGCCAGAGGAAGACGGCCCCGTACAAGAATGTCAACGTGCAGAACTTCCACATCAG CTGGAAGGACGGTCTCGCCTTCAACGCCCTAATCCATCGGCATCGGCCTGAGCTGATCGAGTACGACAAACTGAGGAAG GATGACCCCGTGACCAACCTGAACAATGCCTTTGAAGTGGCTGAGAAGTACCTGGACATCCCCAAGATGCTGGATGCAGAGG ACATCGTGAACACGGCGAGGCCCGACGAGAAGGCCATAATGACCTATGTGTCCAGCTTCTACCATGCCTTTTCGGGAGCGCAGAAG GCGGAGACAGCTGCCAACCGCATCTGCAAGGTCCTGGCTGTCAACCAGGAGAATGAGCACCTCATGGAGGACTACGAGCGTTTGGCCAGTGAT CTCCTGGAGTGGATCCGCCGCACCATTCCCTGGCTGGAGGACCGAGTGCCCCAGAAGACCATCCAGGAGATGCAGCAGAAGCTGGAGGACTTCCGCGACTACCGGCGCGTGCACAAGCCGCCCAAAGTGCAGGAGAAGTGCCAGCTGGAGATCAACTTCAACACGCTGCAGACCAAGCTGCGCCTCAGCAACCGGCCCGCTTTCATGCCCTCCGAGGGCAGGATGGTCTCG GACATCAACAACGGCTGGCAGCACTTGGAGCAGGCTGAGAAGGGCTACGAGGAATGGCTGCTCAACGAGATCCGAAGACTGGAGCGTCTCGACCACCTGGCTGAGAAGTTCCGCCAGAAGGCATCCATCCACGAGGCCTGGACGGATG GGAAGGAAGCCATGCTGCAGCAGCGGGACTACGAGACGGCCACACTGTCGGACATCAAGGCCCTCATCCGCAAACATGAGGCCTTCGAGAGTGACCTGGCGGCACATCAGGACCGCGTGGAGCAGATCGCGGCCATTGCTCAAGAGCTCAA CGAGCTGGATTACTACGACTCACACAATGTAAACACGCGGTGCCAGAAGATCTGTGACCAGTGGGACACGCTGGGCTCCCTTACCCACAGCCGCAGGGAAGCCCTGGAG AAAACCGAAAAGCAGCTGGAGACCATCGACCAGCTACACTTGGAGTATGCCAAGCGGGCAGCGCCCTTCAACAACTGGATGGAGAGCGCCATGGAGGACCTGCAGGACATGTTCATTGTGCACACCATCGAGGAGATTGAG GGCCTGATCTCCGCCCATGACCAGTTCAAGTGTACACTGCCTGACGCGGACAGGGAGCGGGAGGCCATCCTGGCCATCCACAAGGAGGCCCAGAGGATCGCTGAGAGCAACCACATCAAACTGTCAGGCAGCAACCCCTACACCACCGTCACCCCCCAGATCATCAACTCCAAATGGGAAAAG GTGCAGCAGCTGGTGCCCAAGCGAGACCATGCGCTGCTggaggagcagagcaagcagcaGTCCAACGAGCACCTGCGCCGCCAGTTTGCCAGCCAGGCCAACATCGTGGGGCCCTGGATCCAGACCAAGATGGAG GAAATTGGGCGGATCTCCATTGAGATGAATGGGACGCTGGAGGACCAGCTGAGCCACCTGAAGCAGTACGAACGCAGCATCGTCGACTATAAGCCCAACCTGGACGTGCTGGAGCAGCAGCACCAGCTTATCCAGGAGGCCCTGATCTTCGACAACAAGCACACCAACTACACCATGGAG CACATCCGGGTGGGCTGGGAGCAGCTGCTCACCACCATCGCCCGCACCATCAACGAGGTGGAGAACCAGATCCTCACGCGGGACGCCAAGGGCATCAGCCAGGAGCAGATGCAGGAGTTCCGGGCCTCCTTCAACCACTTCGACAAG GACCACGGCGGCACGCTGGGGCCCGAGGAATTTAAGGCCTGCCTCATCAGCCTGGGCTACGACGTGGAGAACGACCGCCAG AAGCAGACAGGCAGCATGGACTCGGACGACTTCAGGGCTCTGCTTATCTCCACGGGATACAGCCTG GGAGATGCTGAGTTCAACCGCATCATGAGTGTGGTGGACCCCAACCACAGCGGGCTGGTCACCTTCCAAGCCTTCATCGACTTCATGTCCAGGGAGACGACCGACACGGACACGGCCGACCAGGTCATCGCCTCCTTCAAGGTTCTGGCGGGCGACAAG AACTTCATCACGGCGGAGGAGCTGCGGCGGGAGCTGCCTCCAGACCAGGCCGAGTACTGCATCGCCCGCATGGCACCCTACCAGGGCCCCGACGCTGCGCCCGGCGCCCTCGACTACAAGTCCTTCTCCACGGCACTGTACGGGGAGAGCGACCTGTAA
- the ACTN4 gene encoding alpha-actinin-4 isoform X3 has product MVDYHAANQSYQYGPSSAGNGAGGGGSMGDYMAQEDDWDRDLLLDPAWEKQQRKTFTAWCNSHLRKAGTQIENIDEDFRDGLKLMLLLEVISGERLPKPERGKMRVHKINNVNKALDFIASKGVKLVSIGAEEIVDGNAKMTLGMIWTIILRFAIQDISVEETSAKEGLLLWCQRKTAPYKNVNVQNFHISWKDGLAFNALIHRHRPELIEYDKLRKDDPVTNLNNAFEVAEKYLDIPKMLDAEDIVNTARPDEKAIMTYVSSFYHAFSGAQKAETAANRICKVLAVNQENEHLMEDYERLASDLLEWIRRTIPWLEDRVPQKTIQEMQQKLEDFRDYRRVHKPPKVQEKCQLEINFNTLQTKLRLSNRPAFMPSEGRMVSDINNGWQHLEQAEKGYEEWLLNEIRRLERLDHLAEKFRQKASIHEAWTDGKEAMLQQRDYETATLSDIKALIRKHEAFESDLAAHQDRVEQIAAIAQELNELDYYDSHNVNTRCQKICDQWDTLGSLTHSRREALEKTEKQLETIDQLHLEYAKRAAPFNNWMESAMEDLQDMFIVHTIEEIEGLISAHDQFKCTLPDADREREAILAIHKEAQRIAESNHIKLSGSNPYTTVTPQIINSKWEKVQQLVPKRDHALLEEQSKQQSNEHLRRQFASQANIVGPWIQTKMEEIGRISIEMNGTLEDQLSHLKQYERSIVDYKPNLDVLEQQHQLIQEALIFDNKHTNYTMEHIRVGWEQLLTTIARTINEVENQILTRDAKGISQEQMQEFRASFNHFDKDHGGTLGPEEFKACLISLGYDVENDRQGDAEFNRIMSVVDPNHSGLVTFQAFIDFMSRETTDTDTADQVIASFKVLAGDKNFITAEELRRELPPDQAEYCIARMAPYQGPDAAPGALDYKSFSTALYGESDL; this is encoded by the exons ACCTTCACCGCCTGGTGCAACTCCCACCTGCGGAAGGCGGGCACACAGATCGAGAACATCGACGAGGACTTCCGCGATGGGCTGAAGCTCATGCTGCTCCTGGAGGTGATCTCAG GGGAGCGGCTGCCAAAGCCGGAGCGGGGCAAGATGCGGGTACACAAGATTAACAACGTGAACAAGGCCCTGGACTTCATCGCCAGCAAAGGCGTTAAGCTCGTGTCCATCGGCGCAGAAG AAATCGTGGACGGCAACGCCAAGATGACACTGGGGATGATCTGGACCATCATCCTTCGGTTTGCCATCCAGGACATCTCGGTGGAAG AGACCTCTGCCAAGGAAGGCCTTCTCCTGTGGTGCCAGAGGAAGACGGCCCCGTACAAGAATGTCAACGTGCAGAACTTCCACATCAG CTGGAAGGACGGTCTCGCCTTCAACGCCCTAATCCATCGGCATCGGCCTGAGCTGATCGAGTACGACAAACTGAGGAAG GATGACCCCGTGACCAACCTGAACAATGCCTTTGAAGTGGCTGAGAAGTACCTGGACATCCCCAAGATGCTGGATGCAGAGG ACATCGTGAACACGGCGAGGCCCGACGAGAAGGCCATAATGACCTATGTGTCCAGCTTCTACCATGCCTTTTCGGGAGCGCAGAAG GCGGAGACAGCTGCCAACCGCATCTGCAAGGTCCTGGCTGTCAACCAGGAGAATGAGCACCTCATGGAGGACTACGAGCGTTTGGCCAGTGAT CTCCTGGAGTGGATCCGCCGCACCATTCCCTGGCTGGAGGACCGAGTGCCCCAGAAGACCATCCAGGAGATGCAGCAGAAGCTGGAGGACTTCCGCGACTACCGGCGCGTGCACAAGCCGCCCAAAGTGCAGGAGAAGTGCCAGCTGGAGATCAACTTCAACACGCTGCAGACCAAGCTGCGCCTCAGCAACCGGCCCGCTTTCATGCCCTCCGAGGGCAGGATGGTCTCG GACATCAACAACGGCTGGCAGCACTTGGAGCAGGCTGAGAAGGGCTACGAGGAATGGCTGCTCAACGAGATCCGAAGACTGGAGCGTCTCGACCACCTGGCTGAGAAGTTCCGCCAGAAGGCATCCATCCACGAGGCCTGGACGGATG GGAAGGAAGCCATGCTGCAGCAGCGGGACTACGAGACGGCCACACTGTCGGACATCAAGGCCCTCATCCGCAAACATGAGGCCTTCGAGAGTGACCTGGCGGCACATCAGGACCGCGTGGAGCAGATCGCGGCCATTGCTCAAGAGCTCAA CGAGCTGGATTACTACGACTCACACAATGTAAACACGCGGTGCCAGAAGATCTGTGACCAGTGGGACACGCTGGGCTCCCTTACCCACAGCCGCAGGGAAGCCCTGGAG AAAACCGAAAAGCAGCTGGAGACCATCGACCAGCTACACTTGGAGTATGCCAAGCGGGCAGCGCCCTTCAACAACTGGATGGAGAGCGCCATGGAGGACCTGCAGGACATGTTCATTGTGCACACCATCGAGGAGATTGAG GGCCTGATCTCCGCCCATGACCAGTTCAAGTGTACACTGCCTGACGCGGACAGGGAGCGGGAGGCCATCCTGGCCATCCACAAGGAGGCCCAGAGGATCGCTGAGAGCAACCACATCAAACTGTCAGGCAGCAACCCCTACACCACCGTCACCCCCCAGATCATCAACTCCAAATGGGAAAAG GTGCAGCAGCTGGTGCCCAAGCGAGACCATGCGCTGCTggaggagcagagcaagcagcaGTCCAACGAGCACCTGCGCCGCCAGTTTGCCAGCCAGGCCAACATCGTGGGGCCCTGGATCCAGACCAAGATGGAG GAAATTGGGCGGATCTCCATTGAGATGAATGGGACGCTGGAGGACCAGCTGAGCCACCTGAAGCAGTACGAACGCAGCATCGTCGACTATAAGCCCAACCTGGACGTGCTGGAGCAGCAGCACCAGCTTATCCAGGAGGCCCTGATCTTCGACAACAAGCACACCAACTACACCATGGAG CACATCCGGGTGGGCTGGGAGCAGCTGCTCACCACCATCGCCCGCACCATCAACGAGGTGGAGAACCAGATCCTCACGCGGGACGCCAAGGGCATCAGCCAGGAGCAGATGCAGGAGTTCCGGGCCTCCTTCAACCACTTCGACAAG GACCACGGCGGCACGCTGGGGCCCGAGGAATTTAAGGCCTGCCTCATCAGCCTGGGCTACGACGTGGAGAACGACCGCCAG GGAGATGCTGAGTTCAACCGCATCATGAGTGTGGTGGACCCCAACCACAGCGGGCTGGTCACCTTCCAAGCCTTCATCGACTTCATGTCCAGGGAGACGACCGACACGGACACGGCCGACCAGGTCATCGCCTCCTTCAAGGTTCTGGCGGGCGACAAG AACTTCATCACGGCGGAGGAGCTGCGGCGGGAGCTGCCTCCAGACCAGGCCGAGTACTGCATCGCCCGCATGGCACCCTACCAGGGCCCCGACGCTGCGCCCGGCGCCCTCGACTACAAGTCCTTCTCCACGGCACTGTACGGGGAGAGCGACCTGTAA